DNA from Thermodesulfatator atlanticus DSM 21156:
CAGCGCCTGGTTTTTGTCCCTGATGGCCTCTGCCAGCACCCGTCCTTTTTCAATGACCACGCGTCTTTCAGGAATTCCTTCCGCACGGTTGGAAAGCCCTTGCCAGGCGGTGAAAAAGTCATCAAGGAGCTTTGAAAGCCCAAGGGGATTGGTCTCGTTAAATAGCCCCTGCACCAGGTCAAGGCCTGTTTCTTCTGCGGAAAGAAGGCCAAGGTCGCTGCGCTTAAGGTTGAGGTTCGTTTCCAAAAAGGCGTCAAAGTAGCGTTTTATCTGTTCAACCTTGACTCCACTTCCCATGGGGCCTGCAGGCCCTGGGGTAGGAGGGTAGGGGGCGTTTACGGTCTTCTGGCGCGAGTATCCCTCGGTATCTACGTTTGCCACGTTGTGGCCAGTCACGTGAACTGCGGTCTGAAAGGCAAGGAGCGCGTTTTTGGAGATGTTTAAAGCGCTATAAAGCCCTCCCATTTAGGCCTCCACGCTAAGGAGCTGCGCACCCTTGGCGCTTTTGGCCTTGCCCTGGGCGGTATAAGCGGCCTTTGGTGCCATGTGTCTTCCCAGGAACCGGTAGGCCTCTTCAATAAAGGCAAGCCCCGCTTTAAGAAGCATCTGGTTGTGTTCGGTAAGCCTGGTGATTTCTGCACGAAGAGTGGGTGAAAGCGGGGTGGTGCGAAGCGCCGGGTCCTTTAAGATGTCTTCTTTTTGCCGCAAACAATCAAGGAGTTTTTCAAGGTCTCCAGAGACAATGGCCTGTCTTTCTTCCTCAAGAAGTTCGGCGAGTTTTTGCCAGGGATTTTTCATTTTACACCTCCGTATTTGCGGCTAAGCTGTTTGTAAAGCAATTCAGAAAGCCCGGTGCCTTTTTGGGCAAGCCTACGAGACACTTCCTGATAAAAGAAATCTTCATACATCTCTCTTTGAAAACTCTTCGGAAACATTCCCCCTTCGGGGATAGTTTTTTTGAGCCCCTTAAAAATTTCGTAGAGAAAAATAGACTCAAACTCCTGACAGGCCTTGCGCAGGGCGGCCTTCTGGTCGCGCTTTGCAAGTTCCTTAAGGGCTTCAACGCTGTTTAAGTCAAGGCTTGTGATTTTCACGGCCTACCTCACATAATCACCAGTTCGGCCTGAAGGGCGCCTGCCCGCTTTATCGCCTGAAAAATGGCGATTAAATCACGCGGCGTGGCACCTACGGCGTTTAGTGCCCGCACTAGCTCGCCAATGCTTACCCCTTCTTCAAGCACTACCAGCCTTGCCTTTTCCTCTTTGACCTTAAGCTCTGTCTGGGGGACCACCACCGTCTGCCCCTGGGAAAAAGGCGGTGGCTGAATAACCTGAGGGGTTTCTTTGATTTGTACCGAGAGATTCCCGTGGGCAATAGCCACTTTAGAGATGCGCACGTTCTCTCCCATGACAACTGTTCCCGTGCGCTCATCGATCACCACCCTTGCCGGGGCGTCTGGTTCAACCGCTAGGTCGCCGATATCTGCCAGGAGTTTGACAACGTTTCCGTGATAAGCCTTGGGCACGCGCACCACAAGGCTTCGGCCGTCAACAGGGGTGGCGTAAGGTCCGTTTAAAAAGGCGTTGATGGCATCACAGGCTCGGGATACCGTGGTGAAGTCTGTTTCCCTGAAAGAAAGCCTAAGCGTATTTTTCGCATTAATGCTTACCGGGACTTCCTTTTCCACAATAGCGCCAGAGGGAATTTTGCCCACCGTGGGATGATTTTTCTGGGCCGTGGCCCCTGCCCCTGCCGCGGCAAAGCCGCCAATAGATACCGGCCCCTGGGCAAGCGCATAGACCTCGCCGTCGGGGCCGCGGAGGGGGGTTAAGAGCAGGGTGCCTCCCTGGAGGCTTTTGGCATCACCAATGGAAGAAACCGTAACGTCAAGCCGCTGGCCGGCTCGCACAAATGGTGGAAGCTCAGCAGTTACCATAACGGCTGCTACGTTTTTGAGCTTGACCTGGTTTTTGTCAACGTGCACGCCGAAACGCTCAAGCATATTGACCACTGATTGTACGGTAAATTGCGTCTGAGCCCCGTCGCCGGTGCCCTGGAGCCCTACCACGATGCCGTAGCCAATGAGCTTGTTTACCCGCACGCCTTCAACGTTTACCAGGTCTTTGAGTCTTGCGGCCTGTGCCGTAACGCTAAACAGCAAAACTGATATGAGAAGTAAAATCCCTTTGCGCATAACTTCCCCCTTAAAAAGGCCAGATGACCTGAAGGGCTCGCGAAAGCCATCCTGGCCCTCTTACGGCAAGGGTGTTAGGGCCTGCACCGCTATACTCAATGCGGGCGTCTGATATTTGGGTGGAAAGCACGGAATTGTCTGCCGCCACGTCCTCAGGACGCACAATGCCGGTGATGGTAAGGTATTCCAGGTTTTCGTCCTGGCGGATGGTGCGCACTCCCTGGATTACCAGGTTGCCGTTAGGGAGAACATCTATTACCCGGGCGGTAAGGGTGGCTACGATATTGGTGTTGCGTGAAAACTGCCCCTGGCCGTCGGTTTTGGTGCTCATGCCGCCGCTAAACATGGGGTCAGCCTTAAAGCGAGGGTTTGACTCCTCAAAGACCTTTTCAAAGCCAAGGAGACTTTTTACGCCAGCACTTGTTTCAGAAGAACGGCTGATTTTGTTGCTTACCTTGTTTGAGCTTTGATAGGTCTCAACGATTTTGATGGTAATCACGTCGCCCACGCGACTGGCACGGTGGTCTTCAAAGAAAAAGGCCCTTTGCCCAGCATAGAGCGAACCTTCCTGAGGCACGCTTTTGGGTGCTGGCGGCACGTAAACCTGAGGCGGTGGCGGAGGGGCAATGTTTACCTGCTGTTTTGGGGCACAGGCCCCAAGCATCATCCCCAAAGCAAGCAATATGAGCAAATTTCTGCCACGCATTAGAATCTCACCTCCACGGTTTGGGCGTCTATCACCTTGGCATAGACTTCGCGTTTACTTGAAAGGTTCCTAACCCGAATAAACTCACCTGGGCGGCCTGCCTGGCGGGCCTCACCCAGGGCAGAAACCACAAAGTTTTTCCCTCTGGCCACGATCCTTACGATCTTTCCCCGCTTGATAACAGGCGGGATGCGAAGAGAGCTTGTGCGCAAAACCTGGCCTGCCCTGAGACTTGTCCGGGTTTCTTTACCAAGGGCATCTTCCAGGGCAAAAAGGGCATCTTTAGGAAGGCGGCTTGCGGGCCTTTTTGCAAAGCCAAGGTCTTCGGGAGTAAGCACCGTGCGCGCGGCAACAGGCCTTTTGACCACTACCACCGGAAGATAAGCCTCAATGAACCCCATGGCCCGCACCCGTTTTACCAGGTGGTCATCCTGGTAAAAATCAAAAAGTAAAACGTTTGCTCCTATTCCCGGGCTTCCTTTAAGGCGCACCAGCATCCTGGCGTTATCTGGCACGCTTACCTTTTCAGGTTGCACGGTAAATCTTTCAAGCTTAAGCTCCCCTCTGGCCCAGGTGATGCGCTGA
Protein-coding regions in this window:
- a CDS encoding flagellar protein FlgN gives rise to the protein MKNPWQKLAELLEEERQAIVSGDLEKLLDCLRQKEDILKDPALRTTPLSPTLRAEITRLTEHNQMLLKAGLAFIEEAYRFLGRHMAPKAAYTAQGKAKSAKGAQLLSVEA
- a CDS encoding flagellar basal body L-ring protein FlgH; protein product: MRGRNLLILLALGMMLGACAPKQQVNIAPPPPPQVYVPPAPKSVPQEGSLYAGQRAFFFEDHRASRVGDVITIKIVETYQSSNKVSNKISRSSETSAGVKSLLGFEKVFEESNPRFKADPMFSGGMSTKTDGQGQFSRNTNIVATLTARVIDVLPNGNLVIQGVRTIRQDENLEYLTITGIVRPEDVAADNSVLSTQISDARIEYSGAGPNTLAVRGPGWLSRALQVIWPF
- a CDS encoding rod-binding protein, which codes for MKITSLDLNSVEALKELAKRDQKAALRKACQEFESIFLYEIFKGLKKTIPEGGMFPKSFQREMYEDFFYQEVSRRLAQKGTGLSELLYKQLSRKYGGVK
- the flgA gene encoding flagellar basal body P-ring formation chaperone FlgA, yielding MKKAASIVIFCVILALASKSLGKTYDAGFFRKVFLEEVSQRITWARGELKLERFTVQPEKVSVPDNARMLVRLKGSPGIGANVLLFDFYQDDHLVKRVRAMGFIEAYLPVVVVKRPVAARTVLTPEDLGFAKRPASRLPKDALFALEDALGKETRTSLRAGQVLRTSSLRIPPVIKRGKIVRIVARGKNFVVSALGEARQAGRPGEFIRVRNLSSKREVYAKVIDAQTVEVRF
- a CDS encoding flagellar basal body P-ring protein FlgI; its protein translation is MRKGILLLISVLLFSVTAQAARLKDLVNVEGVRVNKLIGYGIVVGLQGTGDGAQTQFTVQSVVNMLERFGVHVDKNQVKLKNVAAVMVTAELPPFVRAGQRLDVTVSSIGDAKSLQGGTLLLTPLRGPDGEVYALAQGPVSIGGFAAAGAGATAQKNHPTVGKIPSGAIVEKEVPVSINAKNTLRLSFRETDFTTVSRACDAINAFLNGPYATPVDGRSLVVRVPKAYHGNVVKLLADIGDLAVEPDAPARVVIDERTGTVVMGENVRISKVAIAHGNLSVQIKETPQVIQPPPFSQGQTVVVPQTELKVKEEKARLVVLEEGVSIGELVRALNAVGATPRDLIAIFQAIKRAGALQAELVIM